In Bacillus toyonensis BCT-7112, a single window of DNA contains:
- the qoxD gene encoding cytochrome aa3 quinol oxidase subunit IV, whose amino-acid sequence MGQNNNQANGHAHSGFPWSHVFGFILSLALTFLALYVALYTTLPLSTVLTTIIIMAVAQALLQLIMFMHLKEGEGRVQILTMIYSFFVATATVGLTVWIFFSM is encoded by the coding sequence ATGGGTCAAAATAACAACCAAGCAAACGGGCATGCGCATAGCGGATTCCCTTGGTCACACGTTTTCGGATTTATTTTATCGCTTGCACTAACGTTTCTAGCGTTATACGTGGCACTTTACACAACATTACCACTTTCAACAGTCTTAACAACTATTATCATAATGGCTGTTGCGCAAGCTTTATTACAATTAATTATGTTCATGCATTTAAAAGAAGGAGAAGGAAGAGTCCAAATTCTTACAATGATATACAGTTTCTTCGTTGCAACTGCAACAGTTGGTTTAACTGTATGGATCTTCTTCTCAATGTAA
- a CDS encoding DUF3311 domain-containing protein, which translates to MKKIHVLALIPVLCLVVGPVFANSVTPYVLGMPFLLFWVLLSVLITSLCMGVVYVFDPANKGDME; encoded by the coding sequence ATGAAGAAAATACACGTGCTAGCACTTATTCCCGTTCTTTGTTTAGTAGTTGGACCAGTATTTGCAAATTCGGTCACTCCTTACGTACTAGGGATGCCATTTTTATTATTTTGGGTATTATTATCGGTGCTTATTACCTCTCTTTGTATGGGGGTTGTGTACGTATTCGATCCTGCTAATAAGGGGGATATGGAATGA
- a CDS encoding amidohydrolase — MDVAKELVLSKNQLVEWRRHFHKYPELSFQEEKTSQFVFDILQKIPYLEVSRPTQYSVMAKLVGKQPGKTIAVRADMDALPIHEENDFDFISIYQGVMHACGHDGHMAILLGVVHKLVEERERVKGEIRFLFQHAEENFPGGAEEMVAAGVMEGVDYIIGAHLWASLEVGKIGVIYGAAMAAPDVFKITIEGKGGHAGIPHETIDSIAIGTQVVSQLQQIVSRLTNPLDSLVVSVTQFHAGTTHNVIPEQAEIEGTVRSLRHELREETEGKIERIVKYITESYGAKYTFSYEYGYRPVVNDYEVTELIERTALQLYGRDRIVRLQPTMAGEDFSAFLQKAPGTFFFIGAGNKEKGIIYPHHHPRFTIDEDALPIGVEVFVSSIMNFINKGE, encoded by the coding sequence ATGGATGTTGCAAAGGAACTTGTTTTGTCAAAAAATCAGTTGGTTGAGTGGAGAAGGCATTTTCATAAGTATCCAGAGTTATCTTTTCAAGAAGAGAAAACATCGCAGTTTGTGTTCGACATACTTCAAAAAATCCCATATTTAGAAGTGTCACGACCGACTCAATATAGTGTGATGGCAAAGTTAGTAGGTAAACAGCCCGGTAAAACAATTGCGGTCCGGGCTGATATGGATGCTCTTCCTATTCATGAAGAAAATGATTTTGATTTTATTTCGATATATCAAGGTGTGATGCATGCATGTGGTCATGATGGACATATGGCGATATTACTTGGTGTGGTACATAAGTTAGTAGAGGAAAGAGAGAGGGTTAAAGGGGAGATTCGTTTTCTATTCCAACATGCAGAAGAAAATTTTCCTGGTGGCGCAGAGGAAATGGTTGCAGCGGGGGTAATGGAAGGTGTGGATTATATTATTGGTGCTCACCTGTGGGCGTCGTTAGAGGTTGGTAAAATAGGTGTAATTTATGGTGCGGCAATGGCTGCGCCGGATGTTTTTAAAATTACGATTGAGGGCAAGGGTGGGCATGCTGGAATCCCTCATGAAACTATTGATAGTATTGCAATCGGTACACAAGTTGTTTCACAACTTCAGCAAATTGTATCTCGCCTCACGAATCCGTTAGATTCTCTCGTAGTATCTGTTACGCAATTTCATGCCGGAACAACCCATAATGTGATTCCAGAACAAGCGGAAATTGAAGGGACAGTGCGGAGTTTAAGGCATGAGTTGAGAGAAGAAACAGAGGGGAAGATTGAACGGATTGTAAAGTATATTACAGAATCTTACGGAGCGAAATATACATTTTCTTATGAATATGGATACCGACCAGTTGTAAATGATTATGAAGTTACAGAGCTTATTGAACGCACGGCATTGCAACTTTATGGACGAGACAGGATTGTTCGTTTACAACCAACGATGGCTGGAGAAGATTTTTCAGCATTTTTACAAAAGGCACCAGGGACATTCTTTTTTATCGGAGCAGGAAATAAAGAGAAGGGAATTATATATCCTCATCACCATCCTCGTTTTACGATTGACGAAGATGCACTGCCGATTGGCGTGGAAGTGTTTGTATCATCCATTATGAATTTCATAAATAAAGGAGAATGA
- a CDS encoding C39 family peptidase, translating to MKKLKYLFVFGIILATAFFIGKDKIIQKAQVLRLDFLSEMKESAMIEDVPFIKQLPELPRGCEVTSLAMLLQYKGVQVDKMQLASEIHRVPFEQNGLRGNPYEGFVGNIYTKAEPGYGVYNQPIFNLAEKYVPEKVINLTGRDMQDIYKVISSGSPVWVIINTTFKPLAESSFETWNTSSGEVKITYYEHSAVVIGYDQNFVYVNDPLKNNPRLAVPRAEFEKAWEQMGKQAITIL from the coding sequence ATGAAAAAGTTAAAATATCTTTTTGTTTTTGGGATTATACTTGCGACCGCGTTTTTTATAGGGAAAGATAAAATTATACAAAAGGCGCAAGTGCTACGCTTAGATTTTCTATCTGAAATGAAAGAATCAGCTATGATTGAAGATGTTCCATTTATAAAACAATTACCAGAATTACCTCGTGGATGTGAAGTGACAAGTTTGGCTATGTTACTGCAATATAAAGGTGTACAAGTAGATAAGATGCAGCTTGCTAGCGAAATCCATCGTGTTCCATTTGAACAAAATGGTTTGCGTGGAAATCCTTATGAGGGATTCGTTGGAAACATTTATACGAAGGCTGAACCTGGATATGGTGTATATAATCAACCAATCTTTAATTTAGCAGAAAAATATGTTCCTGAAAAAGTAATTAATTTAACAGGTAGAGACATGCAAGATATATATAAAGTAATTAGTTCTGGATCTCCAGTATGGGTCATTATTAATACAACGTTTAAGCCACTAGCTGAAAGTAGTTTTGAAACATGGAATACGAGTTCAGGTGAAGTGAAAATTACATATTATGAGCATAGTGCAGTAGTAATTGGATATGATCAAAACTTTGTATATGTAAATGATCCTCTTAAAAACAATCCACGTTTGGCTGTTCCACGAGCGGAATTTGAGAAAGCTTGGGAGCAAATGGGAAAACAAGCAATTACTATTTTGTAA
- the qoxB gene encoding cytochrome aa3 quinol oxidase subunit I: MKLDEFFVTGDPIIYGADASIVLVTLAIIFVLTKYKKWKWLWDEWLTTVDHKKIGAMYIISAVIMLFRGGMDGLMIRAQLTFPETTYLNAEHYNGIFTTHGTVMILFMAMPFVMGLMNLVVPLQIGARDVAYPFLNALSFWLFFVGAMLFNIAFVIGGSPDAGWTSYFPMAGTEFTSGVGNNYYAIALQISGLGTLMTGINFLVTILKMRTPGMTLMRMPMFTWSILITTIIIIFAFPVLTVALALMTFDRLFDAHFFTMASGGMPMLWANLFWVWGHPEVYIVILPAFGIFSEIISTFSRKRLFGYSAMVYSMVAISLLSFVVWLHHFFTMGAGPAVNSFFSISTMAISIPTGVKIFNWLFTLYKGRIRFTVPMLWSLAFIPNFVVGGVTGVMLGMAAADYQYHNSYFLIAHFHYVLIAGTVFAMLAGFTFWYPKMTGHMLNERLGKWTFWIFMSGFNICFFPMYFLGLDGMTRRMYTYSESLGWGWLNQIASVGAVMMGIGFLLLCYNVIWSARHGERDTTGDPWDGRTLEWATQSPVQHYNFAKLPEIKEADAFWYMKKRGETVTPAAEDLKPIHMPSNSGVPIIASLFFGLAGFALVFSWFWLAAIGGVGILACLIYRSFDYDDGYYVSVDEIKETEHIA; encoded by the coding sequence GTGAAGCTTGATGAATTCTTTGTCACAGGTGACCCGATTATTTACGGTGCAGACGCTTCTATCGTTCTTGTGACATTAGCAATCATTTTCGTACTAACAAAGTATAAAAAATGGAAGTGGCTTTGGGATGAATGGTTGACAACTGTTGACCATAAAAAAATCGGAGCCATGTATATTATTTCTGCGGTTATCATGTTATTCCGTGGTGGTATGGATGGTTTAATGATCCGTGCACAATTAACATTCCCAGAAACAACTTATTTAAACGCTGAACACTATAACGGAATCTTTACAACACACGGTACAGTTATGATTCTTTTCATGGCGATGCCATTCGTTATGGGATTAATGAACCTTGTAGTACCATTACAAATTGGTGCTCGTGACGTTGCATATCCGTTCTTAAATGCTTTAAGTTTCTGGTTATTCTTTGTCGGAGCAATGTTATTTAACATCGCTTTCGTAATCGGTGGTTCTCCAGACGCTGGGTGGACTTCTTACTTCCCAATGGCAGGTACAGAGTTTACTTCTGGTGTAGGAAACAACTACTACGCAATTGCATTACAGATTTCAGGTCTCGGTACGCTAATGACCGGTATTAACTTCCTTGTTACTATCTTAAAAATGCGTACACCTGGTATGACTTTAATGAGAATGCCAATGTTTACTTGGTCAATCTTAATTACAACAATTATCATTATTTTCGCTTTCCCAGTATTAACAGTTGCTCTTGCATTAATGACATTTGACCGTCTATTCGATGCTCACTTCTTTACGATGGCGAGCGGCGGTATGCCGATGTTATGGGCCAACCTGTTCTGGGTATGGGGTCACCCTGAAGTATATATCGTTATTTTACCGGCATTCGGTATTTTCTCTGAAATCATTAGTACATTCTCACGTAAACGTCTATTCGGTTACAGTGCGATGGTATACTCAATGGTTGCAATTTCTTTACTAAGTTTCGTCGTATGGCTTCACCACTTCTTCACGATGGGTGCAGGTCCAGCGGTTAACTCATTCTTCTCGATTTCGACAATGGCGATTTCGATTCCAACCGGGGTTAAGATCTTTAACTGGTTGTTTACACTGTATAAAGGACGTATTCGTTTTACAGTTCCAATGCTTTGGTCATTGGCATTTATTCCAAACTTCGTAGTCGGTGGGGTTACAGGGGTTATGCTTGGAATGGCGGCAGCTGATTATCAATACCATAACAGCTACTTCCTAATTGCTCACTTCCACTACGTATTAATTGCAGGTACAGTATTCGCTATGCTTGCTGGATTCACATTCTGGTATCCAAAAATGACTGGTCATATGTTAAATGAACGCCTGGGTAAATGGACATTCTGGATCTTTATGAGCGGATTCAACATCTGTTTCTTCCCAATGTACTTCTTAGGTTTAGACGGTATGACTCGTCGTATGTACACTTACTCTGAAAGTCTTGGATGGGGATGGCTAAACCAAATCGCATCTGTTGGTGCGGTAATGATGGGTATCGGCTTCCTACTTCTTTGCTACAACGTAATTTGGAGTGCACGTCACGGTGAACGTGACACAACTGGAGATCCATGGGATGGTCGTACACTTGAATGGGCAACTCAATCTCCTGTACAACATTACAACTTCGCGAAGCTTCCTGAAATTAAAGAAGCTGATGCTTTCTGGTACATGAAAAAACGCGGAGAAACAGTTACACCAGCAGCAGAAGATTTAAAACCAATTCACATGCCAAGTAACTCTGGTGTGCCTATTATTGCGTCTTTATTCTTCGGTCTTGCAGGTTTCGCATTAGTATTTAGCTGGTTCTGGCTTGCAGCAATCGGCGGCGTTGGTATTTTAGCTTGCTTAATCTATCGTTCATTCGATTACGACGATGGTTACTACGTAAGTGTTGATGAAATTAAAGAAACAGAACATATAGCATGA
- the qoxC gene encoding cytochrome aa3 quinol oxidase subunit III: MAALDKSLPLEYQSEQSRLNILGFWIFLGAEIMLFATLFASYLVLAGRTADGPTPAQLFELKTLLIQTLLLLTSSFTCGIVIHEMRKHNQKAMLGWFILTLLLGAGFLFFEIEEFIMYIGEGATIQTSAFLSAFFVLLGTHGAHVTGGIIWATCVIIQILKRGLTPVTARKVFIISLYWHFLDLVWVFIYTLVYLNGMVA, from the coding sequence ATGGCGGCTTTAGATAAAAGCTTACCTTTGGAATATCAATCCGAACAAAGCAGATTGAATATCCTAGGATTCTGGATTTTTCTTGGGGCTGAAATTATGCTGTTCGCAACACTTTTCGCCTCTTATCTAGTCCTTGCTGGTCGTACGGCAGATGGCCCAACTCCAGCACAACTGTTTGAACTTAAAACGCTTTTAATTCAAACATTACTACTTTTAACAAGTAGTTTCACATGTGGTATCGTAATTCACGAAATGCGTAAGCACAACCAAAAAGCAATGCTTGGATGGTTCATCCTTACATTACTTTTAGGTGCAGGTTTCCTATTCTTTGAAATCGAAGAGTTCATTATGTACATCGGTGAAGGCGCAACAATTCAAACAAGTGCGTTCCTATCTGCATTCTTCGTTCTTCTTGGAACGCATGGTGCCCACGTAACAGGTGGTATCATTTGGGCAACTTGTGTTATTATCCAAATTTTAAAACGAGGTTTAACACCAGTTACAGCTCGTAAAGTATTCATTATCAGCTTATACTGGCATTTCCTTGATCTTGTTTGGGTCTTTATTTACACACTAGTTTACTTGAACGGGATGGTGGCGTAA
- a CDS encoding cytochrome aa3 quinol oxidase subunit II, whose translation MQLKKAFWKLASLLPLSLLLFLGGCDKKLAVLNPQGPVAKAQYDLIVWSFLLMSLIIAIVFILFTVILIRYREKPENMDYEPPEQHGNTLLEIIWTLVPVIIVIALSIPTVKATYASEEVPEESKHIKPVEIYVTSANWKWLFSYPEEKIETVNYLNIPAGVPIQFKLTSVGPMNAFWVPELGGMKYTMDGMIMDLYLQADKPGSYLGRSANFSGEGFTHMEFEVEAKTKEKYDKWVKEVQQTAPKLTEDKYNEIVKPGVVGRMTFSSHHLSYVDPKSLEYCDYNYYKNKK comes from the coding sequence GTGCAACTAAAGAAAGCATTTTGGAAGTTGGCTTCGCTTCTTCCGTTATCATTACTTCTGTTCCTCGGTGGCTGTGATAAGAAACTCGCAGTATTAAATCCGCAAGGACCTGTTGCAAAAGCACAGTATGATTTAATTGTTTGGTCATTCTTGCTTATGTCATTAATTATCGCAATTGTATTCATCCTGTTTACAGTCATCTTGATTCGTTATCGTGAAAAACCAGAGAATATGGACTACGAGCCACCTGAACAACACGGTAACACATTATTAGAAATTATTTGGACGCTTGTTCCTGTTATTATCGTTATCGCATTATCGATCCCAACAGTAAAAGCAACTTATGCTTCGGAAGAGGTTCCGGAAGAGTCCAAACATATTAAACCAGTTGAAATTTATGTTACATCTGCAAACTGGAAATGGTTATTCAGTTACCCAGAGGAAAAAATTGAAACCGTTAACTATTTAAACATCCCAGCTGGTGTACCAATTCAATTCAAACTGACTTCTGTCGGCCCAATGAATGCTTTCTGGGTACCAGAACTTGGTGGTATGAAGTACACAATGGATGGCATGATTATGGATCTTTATTTACAAGCTGATAAGCCAGGTTCTTACCTAGGCCGTAGCGCGAACTTCTCTGGTGAAGGATTCACTCACATGGAGTTCGAAGTTGAAGCAAAAACAAAAGAAAAGTATGACAAGTGGGTAAAAGAAGTACAACAAACTGCTCCTAAACTAACAGAAGATAAGTACAACGAAATTGTTAAACCTGGTGTAGTTGGTCGTATGACATTCTCTAGTCATCACTTAAGTTATGTAGATCCAAAATCACTTGAATATTGTGATTACAACTACTACAAAAACAAAAAATAA
- a CDS encoding amino acid permease: MNQQVEQTNLKRTMKSRHLFMIALGGVIGTGLFMGSGQIVHNAGPGGAILAFLVGGFVMYLTMLCLGELSVAMPEAGSFQSYASKFISPGFGFVVGWMYWLNWAVTVGVELTTVSILMKRWFPDVSSWIWCVTFAAALFLVNALSAKAYAETEFWFASVKVATIVIFVVLGGAVMFGLLDFNGKPAPMLHNFTENGGLFPNGALAVLLTMITVNYSFQGTELIGIASGESENPEKTIPKAIKNTIWRTLFFFVLAISVVVGLLPWQEANLVESPFVLVFDVAGVPYAADIMNFVIITAVLSVANSGLYANSRMLWAMAKQGMASPAFTKLTKKGVPLNALIFSLIFASLSLLTSVFAADTVFLVLTSIAAMAAVVVWMSIAASQFFFRRNFVKNGGDINDLKYRTPLYPVVPIVAFSLNFITFVSLAFIPDQRIALYCGIPFMIICYILYQVKYKKVVTFEQKKSITQGIN, translated from the coding sequence ATGAATCAACAAGTAGAACAAACAAATTTAAAACGTACAATGAAAAGTAGACACTTATTTATGATCGCACTTGGTGGCGTTATTGGAACTGGACTATTTATGGGATCTGGTCAAATCGTCCATAACGCTGGACCTGGTGGTGCAATTCTTGCATTTTTAGTCGGTGGATTTGTTATGTATTTAACGATGTTATGTCTTGGTGAATTATCCGTTGCTATGCCAGAAGCAGGTTCGTTCCAAAGCTATGCAAGCAAATTTATTTCACCTGGTTTTGGATTTGTTGTCGGTTGGATGTATTGGTTAAATTGGGCTGTTACAGTTGGAGTAGAGTTAACAACTGTAAGTATTTTAATGAAACGATGGTTTCCAGACGTTTCTTCGTGGATTTGGTGCGTTACATTTGCAGCAGCACTTTTTCTTGTGAACGCTCTATCAGCAAAGGCATATGCAGAAACAGAATTTTGGTTCGCAAGTGTAAAAGTTGCAACAATTGTTATTTTTGTCGTACTTGGTGGTGCAGTTATGTTTGGTCTACTAGACTTTAACGGAAAACCCGCTCCAATGCTTCACAATTTCACTGAAAATGGCGGTCTATTTCCAAATGGTGCATTAGCTGTTCTTCTTACAATGATTACAGTAAATTACTCCTTCCAAGGAACAGAATTAATCGGAATTGCTTCAGGAGAAAGTGAAAATCCTGAAAAAACAATTCCAAAAGCAATTAAAAACACAATTTGGCGAACTCTATTCTTCTTCGTCCTAGCAATATCAGTTGTTGTAGGGTTACTCCCATGGCAAGAGGCTAATCTAGTCGAAAGTCCATTTGTACTTGTATTTGATGTAGCTGGTGTTCCATATGCAGCAGACATTATGAACTTTGTTATTATTACAGCCGTATTATCCGTAGCTAATTCTGGTTTATACGCAAATTCTCGTATGCTTTGGGCGATGGCAAAACAAGGAATGGCAAGTCCAGCTTTTACGAAGTTAACTAAAAAAGGGGTACCACTGAATGCACTCATTTTCAGTCTTATTTTTGCAAGCCTTTCTTTATTAACAAGCGTGTTTGCGGCAGATACTGTCTTTCTAGTTTTAACATCTATTGCAGCAATGGCCGCCGTTGTCGTTTGGATGTCAATCGCGGCTTCACAGTTTTTCTTCCGTAGAAATTTCGTAAAAAATGGCGGCGACATAAATGACTTAAAATATCGTACACCGCTCTATCCAGTAGTTCCAATCGTAGCGTTCTCACTCAACTTTATTACATTTGTTAGTTTAGCTTTCATTCCAGATCAGAGAATTGCTCTTTATTGCGGAATTCCATTTATGATTATTTGCTACATTTTATACCAAGTTAAATATAAAAAAGTTGTCACATTTGAACAGAAAAAAAGTATAACTCAGGGAATAAACTAA